The Klebsiella sp. RHBSTW-00484 genome includes a window with the following:
- a CDS encoding 3-carboxy-cis,cis-muconate cycloisomerase codes for MSLLTPMMRTSPLTAWFSDAQRVQGMLDFEAALAHAQAECGLVPQAALNPIIESCQHQQIDFAALGQAAASAGNLAIPLVKQLTARVKAQDESAARYVHWGATSQDAIDTGLILQLRGALAETDALLQRLLDALASQAERHQHTVMPGRTWMQHALPVTFGLKLAGTLDALLRWQIRLREMRSRMLVLQFGGAAGTLDSLKAQAPQVAAALAKTLDLNLPDTPWHSQRDRLLEVGAWYAGVCGTLGKFANDFSLLMQTEVAEVSEPVAEGRGGSSTMPHKRNPISCAAILTAAQRTPGLVATLYAGQIQQHERALGGWQAEWETLPDLITLVGGAMAQSETLVREMQVFAHKMRANLDITHGLIMAEAVTLALAEFIGKAEAHHRVEALCRQAMDESRSLLSVLDNDPLVGEHLSTSRLTQLLDPATATGSAELFVRQVMARYKEQRNEG; via the coding sequence ATGAGTTTGTTGACCCCGATGATGCGCACCAGTCCGCTGACCGCCTGGTTCAGCGATGCGCAGCGGGTGCAGGGTATGCTGGATTTTGAAGCCGCGCTGGCCCACGCTCAGGCCGAGTGCGGGCTGGTGCCGCAGGCGGCGCTTAACCCGATTATCGAATCATGCCAGCATCAGCAAATTGACTTTGCGGCTTTGGGACAGGCCGCCGCCAGCGCGGGCAACCTCGCCATCCCGCTGGTAAAACAGCTCACCGCGCGGGTAAAAGCTCAGGACGAATCGGCTGCGCGCTATGTCCATTGGGGAGCAACCAGTCAGGACGCAATTGATACCGGCTTGATCCTGCAACTGCGCGGCGCGCTGGCGGAAACGGACGCGCTCTTACAACGCCTGCTCGATGCGCTGGCCAGCCAGGCCGAGCGACATCAGCATACGGTGATGCCCGGGCGTACCTGGATGCAGCATGCGCTGCCGGTGACCTTTGGCCTGAAGCTAGCGGGAACGCTCGACGCGCTGCTGCGCTGGCAGATACGTCTGCGTGAAATGCGATCAAGGATGCTGGTGCTGCAATTTGGCGGTGCCGCCGGCACGCTTGACTCGCTCAAAGCGCAAGCGCCACAGGTTGCCGCTGCGCTGGCAAAAACGCTCGACCTGAACCTTCCCGATACCCCATGGCACAGCCAGCGCGATCGTCTGTTAGAAGTGGGGGCGTGGTACGCGGGTGTTTGCGGCACTCTTGGTAAATTCGCCAATGATTTTTCCCTGCTGATGCAAACCGAAGTTGCCGAAGTCTCTGAACCGGTCGCCGAAGGTCGCGGCGGTTCATCGACCATGCCGCACAAACGTAATCCCATCTCCTGCGCGGCTATCTTGACAGCCGCTCAACGCACGCCCGGACTGGTGGCAACGCTGTATGCCGGACAGATTCAGCAGCATGAGCGCGCGCTGGGCGGATGGCAGGCGGAGTGGGAAACGCTGCCGGATCTGATCACCCTCGTCGGCGGCGCGATGGCGCAAAGCGAAACACTGGTGCGTGAAATGCAGGTGTTTGCGCATAAGATGCGCGCCAACCTTGATATCACCCATGGCCTGATTATGGCGGAAGCGGTCACCCTGGCGCTGGCGGAGTTTATCGGTAAAGCCGAGGCCCATCATCGGGTTGAGGCCTTGTGTCGTCAGGCGATGGATGAATCTCGTTCGCTGCTGAGCGTGCTGGATAACGATCCCTTGGTCGGTGAGCATCTTTCCACCAGCCGTTTAACCCAACTGCTGGACCCGGCAACGGCGACCGGCAGCGCTGAACTCTTCGTGCGTCAGGTGATGGCGCGCTATAAGGAGCAACGTAATGAAGGTTGA